The genomic window CATAGCCTGTTAATAGAATTCTAGATTTTCTATAATTCCATTTAGCAGTATATGTTACGTGAGACAAGTCCCAATTAACATAGTCCGAGCCAGACAATAATGTTCCTTTCTTTGCTATATTAACACTACTGTTAATATCTCTATTTAGCGTGTGATTGCAGTTTTCGCACCTAAACTCCCTGATCTGTGGGTCTTTCTTTTTCTTATGTCCACA from Haloplasma contractile SSD-17B includes these protein-coding regions:
- a CDS encoding zinc ribbon domain-containing protein, which gives rise to SVLNQSTISIFRKTLEWVFHRSGKAYKQVNEYNTTKACCMCGHKKKKDPQIREFRCENCNHTLNRDINSSVNIAKKGTLLSGSDYVNWDLSHVTYTAKWNYRKSRILLTGYVTQNVA